Part of the Candidatus Brocadia sinica JPN1 genome, CTGCAATACCCATTGGTACCGGAAAATAGTAATTCAGACCATGTCGACTCCTGGGGTCTATTTGAAATTTAGGATTTGAAAGGAAGATACTGTGGGAATAACAAGAGAGATGCTTACGGGTAATGCATCGGTTGCCTGGGGTGTGAGGCTGGCCAATGTCGATTATATACCGACATACCCCATAACACCACAGACAGAGATTATCGAGACACTAGCAAGGTGGATTTCTGACGGGGTTATGGACGCCAGCTTTGTCTCTTTAGATTCAGAACATTCCATGATTACTGCGGCAGGGGCCGCATCAGCAACGGGGGTAAGGGTTTTTACTGCGACGTCAAGTCAGGGGCTTTTGTATGGCTTTGAGATGCTCTATACCGTAGCTGGGTGGCGGGCGCCCCTTGTGATGGTAAACGTTTCAAGGGGCTTATCAGCCCCGATAACGCTGGAACCCGACCATAATGACATCCTTGCAGCCAGGGATTCGGGGTTTTTGCAAATTCACTGTGAAACATGCCAGGAGGTGCTGGACTCGATCCTGATGGCATACAGATTGGCAGAGGATGAGCGCGTCCTTCTCCCCATTTTTGTAAATATGGACGGATTTCATCTCTCCTTTACCAGGGAACCTGTAAATATACCGGATAGAGATGAAGTCCGGAGGTTTCTGCCACCTTACCAACCAAAACATGCATTTTTCAAGGCAAGCCAGCCAATGGCACAGGGCCTGGCAGTCATTGGAGGTTCCTCCTATTCGTATTTTAAATACCAGATGCATCTGGCCAGCATGAAGGCACTGGATATTTACAAAGAGGTTTCTCAGGAATTTGAAGAGATATTTGGCCGAAGATATAATACCATCGAAGGGTATATGATAGACGATGCCGAATATATCCTGATTATGTCCAATTCCTTTTCAACCCTGGGAAAGGCCGCTGTAGAAAAGGCACGGGAGAATGGCATGAAGGCAGGGCTTTTGAAGTTGAGGCTCTTGAGGCCATTTCCGGAGGCAGATATAAAGGAGGTGCTGAAAGGAAAGAAAGTCGTGGCTATCTTAGACCAGAATATCAGTGTAGGGAAGGGAGGTATTTTGTATTCGGAGATTGCCGGTGCACTGTTTAATGAAAAAGAAATGCCTCTTTTACTATCTTTTATTGGCGGACTTGGGGGGAAAAACATAAGCCCCCAGGAGTTTGAATTTATCTTCGATAGCATGATTAAGGCAGGAGGGACAAGAAAAGTTGAGGCGCCCCGGCTCCTTTATACAGAGGGGGAATGGAAGGATATGGAGAGATTAAAAACTATGGCTGGAAAGAAGTAAGAATTGTAAATTGAAGAAGTCGACTTATCACAATTGACAAAAGTTAAAATAAATGAGGAATAATCTTTGCATTTTTATATGTATTTTCACTAGTGAGCGAGGATAAAACCAATCTCACGAACTTCAAACAAGGCTTCAGGTTTCTCGGATACGATTTTTCTGGCAAATACAAGGGTATAAGCACGAAATCATTGGACAAACTCAAGAGCCTGTCCTGATGAAAAATCAGGAACACCATCAGAGACATCACCAGACGCACACAAGGCGTCAACCTGCAAGCCGGTAGAGTAAAACACTGGCGTAGTAGCTACAGGCTGAAGTTAGTGTTCCCCGTTTCTCTCCGTTTCCTTTGAGAGTGTCACAATATCTCAACCATACCCTATTTCCAGCATCTTCTCGTCAAACCGTACGTGAGGTTTTCCCTCATACGGCTTTCCTGTTCCCTTCTCAGCAAGGCATTATACACCTATCGACATGAAGCTGTTTTCGGGTGTAAGTATTGTATTCGATAATCATTATACAATCCCCATTCCTGATATATTACCTCCCTACTCCACCGCTTCCAGCCGAAGCCTTTGCGTTTCTTCCTCTTCGTGACAAACCGTCTCACCTTCTTCTCAGTATAATTCCTCACTTTACAGAAAGTACTGTTGCTATTGCCTATCCGAAAGTAATTCACCCAACCTCGTATTACTGCATTTACTGCCTGAATTACTTCTTTTAAAGGCTTGTTCCAGTTTGCCTTGAGCACTGCTCTTATTCTCTTGCCGATTTCAATGCACTTCTTCTTCCGCGGCGTCTTGCTGACATAGATCTTGCTTTTCCAATTGCGGTTCAGGCGTATATCAAATCCCAAAAAGCTGAAACTACCTCCCTTTTTGAGGTCTACTACCTTCGTCTTCTCCAGATTCATTTCAACCTCTAAGTTGTCCAGCTCTTCCTTGAGTCGTTTCTGTACTTTCTGGAGCAACCAGTCCTCTTTCGGATGCCCGTGCACGAGTATGACCATATCGTCCGCACTCCGTATAAAGCCAAGGTTATCATATCCTTTACGTCGGGTTACTTCCCGTGCCCGTTCCATCATCTCATCCACTTCGTTCAGGTAGATGTTCGATAGTAGCGGAGATATCACTCCACCCTGCGGCACTCCCTTCCGCCCGTTCGCATTGAGGATGAGTTTTAAAAGATGCAGAATGTCATCATCCTGCACCCTCCTGGCTATTTTTTCCAACAGTTTGTGATGCCTTATGTTGTCAAAATATCCGCTCAAGTCTACATCCACTACTCTGGTCAATCCGTGGAGTATGCCTTTTGTCACCCGATCTATCGCCTGATGTGCATGACGCTTCGGTCTGTACCCATAGGAACAGTCCTTGAAATCTGCCTCAAATATCGGCTCAAGTATGAGCTTCAGTGCCCCTTGGACTACCCGATCTCTTATCGTCGGTATTCCAAGGGTTCGGGTCTTGCCGTTGCCTTTCGGTATCTCTACCCGTCTGTTGGGCAACGGCCGGTACGTCCGTTCGAGGAGTTCCTGCCTTATCCCTTCCAGAAATCCTTCCAGTCCTTCCCTCTCGATGTCCTCAAAGTCCTTCCCATCGATTCCAGGTACTCCATCGTTGGCCTTTGCCAGTCGATAGGCTTCTCTCAGAAGTTCATCCTTGCTGATATGACAGTATAATCCCCAAAACCTCCCGTGCTTGTCGGTCTTCGCCTTGATGTATATCTTCCTCTCAGTTCCTGCAGACTTATGGAAGCATTTGTCATTCTTCCCTGCCTCACCTCTAAAGAAAGATTTAGATACAGCAGAGCCCCTTCGCTCCGGCAAGGTTATGCTGTCCTTGCCATCTTCACTACTACGGACTCATCCGCCACCCTCTTGTCTTTCTGCCCACTTCGCCTTTTAACTTATAAGGCATACATTTGCTCCTT contains:
- the ltrA gene encoding group II intron reverse transcriptase/maturase codes for the protein MPERRGSAVSKSFFRGEAGKNDKCFHKSAGTERKIYIKAKTDKHGRFWGLYCHISKDELLREAYRLAKANDGVPGIDGKDFEDIEREGLEGFLEGIRQELLERTYRPLPNRRVEIPKGNGKTRTLGIPTIRDRVVQGALKLILEPIFEADFKDCSYGYRPKRHAHQAIDRVTKGILHGLTRVVDVDLSGYFDNIRHHKLLEKIARRVQDDDILHLLKLILNANGRKGVPQGGVISPLLSNIYLNEVDEMMERAREVTRRKGYDNLGFIRSADDMVILVHGHPKEDWLLQKVQKRLKEELDNLEVEMNLEKTKVVDLKKGGSFSFLGFDIRLNRNWKSKIYVSKTPRKKKCIEIGKRIRAVLKANWNKPLKEVIQAVNAVIRGWVNYFRIGNSNSTFCKVRNYTEKKVRRFVTKRKKRKGFGWKRWSREVIYQEWGLYNDYRIQYLHPKTASCR
- a CDS encoding pyruvate synthase, coding for MGITREMLTGNASVAWGVRLANVDYIPTYPITPQTEIIETLARWISDGVMDASFVSLDSEHSMITAAGAASATGVRVFTATSSQGLLYGFEMLYTVAGWRAPLVMVNVSRGLSAPITLEPDHNDILAARDSGFLQIHCETCQEVLDSILMAYRLAEDERVLLPIFVNMDGFHLSFTREPVNIPDRDEVRRFLPPYQPKHAFFKASQPMAQGLAVIGGSSYSYFKYQMHLASMKALDIYKEVSQEFEEIFGRRYNTIEGYMIDDAEYILIMSNSFSTLGKAAVEKARENGMKAGLLKLRLLRPFPEADIKEVLKGKKVVAILDQNISVGKGGILYSEIAGALFNEKEMPLLLSFIGGLGGKNISPQEFEFIFDSMIKAGGTRKVEAPRLLYTEGEWKDMERLKTMAGKK